One window of the Podospora pseudocomata strain CBS 415.72m chromosome 7, whole genome shotgun sequence genome contains the following:
- a CDS encoding hypothetical protein (EggNog:ENOG503PR31) — protein sequence MDYSLRERSLTGQNYPPLTTHHRSRPLDRRVPRPRTADESSMSATSWFQKARILPIPTVLPDDDRLNGSPRPSGGNSSQHSRSRDSASYHDISAGPTTHQSAWYRLKKKPKLVSPRVSNKSFDGGIVSVAGSRSSFSTADQPSKLGKRNPNGLVSLDSPPAVPPKLHVETVSTLEVVASRLSMSTNPVIEQHTRKGSVPKCGTVATATTLLQQVDSAIDTSTIPSPQPVPSTSIASDFSWQQAKDRMNYLEQELRQAQHEIEHAHNEITQRDQEIVRLGEELNAAKHVLPPEIAAYEEQLAAQNALIERLRTKAADSAGMAAETPLGQSRLQITESRILEAWRELTFEVHNFVRCYLSIGDLGARKMEQWAKARGDKLKEICPGYDRMVLDKTASDWFVEAAIWKVLHGAVFVSSTTHGNACWAGRYQSRLEKLSVALASSIKPSEPDKTRHFHQWKAATASLIYTLGPKATDVQETILDVSDKLEELIDPFRSRLPMVAVRDMLRKIVTKAIAFDETLCGQQSWYYLCYPDLRDNFELDSKLANVAEKECVTGQKAKFVIRPGLSRTGGRRGEGNYAEGQVLDKWLACV from the exons ATGGACTATTCACTTCGAGAACGAAGCTTGACCGGACAGAATTATCCACCTCTAACAACTCATCACAGATCCCGACCACTGGATCGTCGAGTTCCAAGGCCACGCACAGCAGACGAAAGTAGCATGAGCGCAACTTCGTGGTTTCAGAAGGCGAGGATACTTCCCATACCAACAGTCCTGCCTGACGATGACCGTCTCAACGGGTCGCCCAGGCCATCTGGTGGCAATTCCTCTCAACACTCTCGTTCAAGGGACTCGGCTTCGTATCACGACATTTCAGCAggcccaacaacccatcagTCCGCATGGTATCGATtaaagaagaagccgaagcTTGTGTCACCAAGAGTGTCAAACAAAAGTTTTGACGGTGGTATCGTGAGCGTCGCTGGTTCACGAAGCAGCTTCTCAACGGCGGACCAGCCCTCTAAGTTGGGCAAAAGGAACCCAAATGGACTTGTCTCTCTCGACAGCCCTCCAGCTGTTCCACCGAAGCTTCATGTCGAAACCGTGTCAACTCTCGAAGTCGTGGCATCTCGTTTGAGCATGAGCACCAACCCAGTTATTGAGCAGCACACTCGAAAAGGGAGTGTGCCCAAATGCGGTACCGTGGCTACCGCAACCACTTTGCTCCAGCAAGTTGACAGCGCCATTGACACCAGTACCATCCCAAGCCCACAGCCAGTgcccagcaccagcatcgCATCCGATTTTTCCTGGCAGCAAGCAAAAGATCGGATGAACTACCTTGAACAGGAGCTCCGCCAGGCCCAGCACGAGATCGAGCATGCCCATAATGAGATCACGCAGCGAGACCAGGAGATCGTCAGGCTGGGGGAAGAGCTCAATGCGGCCAAACACGTCCTCCCGCCAGAAATAGCCGCTTACGAGGAGCAGCTTGCTGCCCAAAACGCTCTCATCGAGCGCCTCCGCACCAAGGCAGCCGATTCTGCCGGCATGGCAGCTGAGACACCGCTCGGGCAGTCCCGACTGCAGATTACGGAGAGCAGAATTCTCGAGGCATGGCGAGAGCTGACCTTTGAGGTACACAATTTTGTTCGCTGCTATCTGAGCATCGGAGACTTGGGTGCGCGCAAGATGGAACAGTGGGCCAAGGCCCGCGGGGACAAGCTGAAAGAAATATGTCCCGGCTATGATCGAATGGTGCTCGACAAGACGGCATCAGATTGGTTTGTCGAGGCGGCCATCTGGAAAGTCCTACATGGTGCTGTCTTTGTTAGCTCGACGACCCATGGGAATGCCTGCTGGGCGGGGAGATACCAGAGCAGACTCGAAAAGCTGA GCGTGGCGCTGGCATCGTCCATCAAACCCTCTGAACCAGACAAAACGCGCCACTTCCACCAATGGAAAGCAGCTACCGCTTCTCTGATCTATACCCTGGGCCCCAAAGCCACCGATGTCCAGGAGACCATCCTGGATGTATCTGACAAGCTCGAGGAGCTCATCGATCCGTTCAGATCCCGCCTGCCCATGGTTGCTGTGCGGGATATGCTTCGCAAGATTGTCACAAAAGCCATCGCCTTTGACGAAACATTATGTGGTCAGCAGAGCTGGTATTATCTCTGCTACCCGGACCTCCGCGACAACTTTGAACTAGACAGCAAGTTGGCCAATGTGGCCGAAAAAGAGTGCGTCACAGGCCAAAAGGCCAAGTTCGTGATTCGGCCGGGCCTCAGTCGGacaggagggagaaggggagaaggcAACTATGCCGAAGGGCAGGTGCTGGACAAGTGGCTGGCGTGCGTTTAG
- a CDS encoding hypothetical protein (EggNog:ENOG503PAEJ; COG:U) produces MDSEREGIILLLGVTGAGKSYFINQLKKKGPVAERPVREGHTLRSQTSRCQLVQMVLEDDDGDERSISVVDTPGFDDTERPDGEVLAEITEFLATQHALGIPLKGVLYLHKITDNRMTGSSGTYLRLLQSLIGDSAMANVVLVTTMWYMLRDEYEGEGLRRQTQLSEKYWKSLTEKGAGVTKFEGTPESAWSIVRKLAPKEPVVLDYQRQVIEEGRDLIRTNAGNSLLQKLESTKVEYSIRLKDLEDQHDEAIAIGDKAVARDKEREISAAQDVLRRIDKSVAKLGAQPGPRIKEGVARAMKGQAAGRAVTVLAAILNITLFVVQLVVGV; encoded by the exons ATGGACAGCGAGAGGGAGGGCATCATTCTCCTCTTGGGGGTGACGGGTGCTGGAAAGAGTTATTTCATCAAtcagctgaagaagaagggtccTGTAGCCGAACGACCTGTGAGAGAGGGACACACTCTTCGTTCTC AGACTTCACGCTGTCAACTGGTTCAAATGGTTCTCGAAGACGATGACGGAGACGAGAGGAGCATCTCGGTTGTTGATACGCCTGGATTTGATGACACTGAACGACCAGATGGCGAAGTGTTGGCTGAGATTACCGAGTTTCTGGCAACCCAGCACGCACTTGGCATACCACTCAAAGGTGTGTTGTACCTTCACAAGATCACCGACAACCGGATGACCGGGTCCTCGGGAACCTATCTGCGGCTCCTTCAATCCTTGATTGGAGATTCTGCCATGGCCAACGTCGTCTTGGTCACCACAATGTGGTATATGTTGCGTGACGAGTACGAAGGGGAGGGTCTTCGACGCCAGACGCAACTCAGTGAAAAATACTGGAAATCCCTGACAGAAAAAGGGGCGGGGGTAACGAAGTTTGAGGGGACTCCCGAAAGCGCATGGTCCATTGTCCGTAAGCTGGCGCCAAAGGAACCTGTGGTTCTTGACTACCAACGGCAAGTTATCGAAGAGGGCCGCGATCTCATTCGCACCAATGCTGGGAACAGTCTACTTCAGAAGCTGGAGTCGACCAAGGTGGAATACAGCATCAGGCTCAAGGACCTCGAAGATCAACACGATgaagccatcgccatcggAGACAAGGCAGTGGCTCGGGACAAGGAAAGAGAGATAAGCGCGGCCCAGGATGTGTTGAGGCGAATCGACAAGTCGGTGGCCAAGCTGGGGGCACAGCCAGGTCCGCGGATCAAGGAAGGGGTTGCTAGGGCCATGAAAGGCCAGGCGGCAGGGCGGGCGGTGACGGTGCTGGCAGCCATTCTGAACATCACCTTGTTTGTCGTgcagctggtggtgggtgtgtga
- a CDS encoding hypothetical protein (COG:I; EggNog:ENOG503P2MJ) codes for MDEANRENGTSKTKTPAECFKLAGGTSTGGLICIMLFRLSMSIDEAITAYKSLSQTLFQPSFISKYLGGAYIRTMFGLSWYEGSSLEHAVRDEVVAQGLDPNATLLDHSSVPGTEGCQVDNFALRFRSYRFPDGSLPTYSSATIVQAARATSAAPFYFPPATIGRTEFWDGALANNNPVDELWAEKSLLFPRWITDKPVVKCVLSLGTGRFDPSRKKRSWIASHPAISKGAQLLENLTNVENVHRRFDQLMRAEGVWYFRFNPPTTEDVDLAEYREEKLAGLEADVERYLERPHIKVMLRLCAQLLG; via the exons ATGGATGAGGCCAACAGAGAGAATGGGACAAGCAAAACAAAGACGCCGGCGGAGTGTTTTAAGCTTGCTGGAGGAACAAGTACGGGGGGCTTGATCTGTATTATGCTCTTTCGATTA AGCATGTCGATCGATGAAGCGATAACGGCGTACAAATCATTGTCACAAACCTTGTTCCAGCCCAGCTTCATCTCTAAATATTTAGGCGGTGCCTACATCAGAACGATGTTTGGCTTATCTTGGTACGAGGGCTCGTCGCTCGAGCATGCAGTCCGAGACGAGGTCGTTGCTCAGGGGCTAGATCCAAATGCTACTTTGCTAGACCACAGCTCTGTGCCAGGCACTGAAGGGTGTCAAGT GGACAACTTCGCTCTTCGCTTTCGCTCTTACAGATTTCCCGATGGTTCACTGCCAACATACAGTTCGGCTACCATCGTTCAGGCTGCTCGCGCGACATCGGCGGCGCCCTTTTATTTCCCCCCAGCAACGATAGGTAGGACGGAGTTCTGGGATGGAGCACTAGCAAACAACAATCCCGTGGATGAACTCTGGGCTGAGAAAAGCCTGTTGTTTCCCCGCTGGATAACAGATAAGCCGGTTGTCAAATGTGTGCTGAGTCTGGGAACAGGAAGATTTGACCCTTCACGAAAGAAGCGGAGCTGGATTGCGTCACATCCTGCCATCTCCAAGGGAGCGCAGCTGCTGGAGAACCTGACCAACGTCGAAAACGTGCATCGCAGATTTGACCAGCTGATGAGGGCCGAGGGAGTGTGGTACTTTCGGTTCAACCCGCCAACCACAGAGGATGTTGATTTGGCTGAGTACAGAGAGGAAAagctggctgggttggaggcCGACGTGGAGAGGTATCTGGAGAGGCCCCATATTAAGGTGATGCTGAGGCTTTGTGCTCAATTGCTGGGCTGA
- a CDS encoding hypothetical protein (EggNog:ENOG503NYZ2; COG:Q): MPFVLITGASRGIGYEFLRQYSSDAKNTVIALVRNKSATEKKVSEDAVLQGRPNIYILQADITDYNALKQAAADTAEITGGSLDYIIANAGLVPKFDLFLPIGELGNQPGELTKTFREAFEINVIGNVHLFNLFLPLILAGHVKKIVTITSGLADNSFTNQWGATPGALYAASKAAMNTVVAKFNAQFKKDGVLFLAVCPGPVEVGHYDGATADDLAAVEPLLSIFKEYSPGYERPKAPEVSVRMMRDVIEASSLEKGDGGAFISHYGNQQWV, encoded by the exons ATGCCTTTCGTTCTGATCACTGGAGCCTCTAGGGGCATTGGG TACGAATTTCTTCGTCAGTACTCAAGTGATGCGAAAAATACTGTCATTGCACTTGTCCGCAACAAATCTGCCACAGAGAAAAAGGTGTCTGAGGATGCAGTCCTACAAGGGCGGCCGAACATTTACATCCTACAAGCTGATATCACCGATTACAATGCGTTGAAG CAAGCGGCTGCCGACACGGCTGAGATCACGGGCGGGTCTCTGGACTACATCATTGCCAACGCGGGTCTTGTGCCAAAATTCGACTTGTTTCTACCGATTGGCGAACT GGGCAACCAACCGGGAGAGCTCACCAAGACCTTCCGTGAGGCCTTCGAGATCAATGTCATTGGCAACGTTCATCTTTTCAACCTCTTTCTCCCCCTTATCCTCGCCGGTCACGTCAAAAAGATTGTCACCATAACATCCGGCCTTGCTGATAACTCCTTCACCAATCAATGGGGGGCCACTCCCGGTGCGTTGTATGCTGCGAGTAAGGCCGCCATGAACACTGTTGTTGCCAAGTTCAACGCGCAGTTCAAGAAGGACGGGGTTTTGTTTCTGGCTGTCTGTCCCGGGCCAGTGGAAGTTGGACATTATGACGGGGCTACAGCGGATGACCTAGCTGCCGTGGAACCCCTCCTCAGTATCTTCAAGGAGTATTCACCTGGTTATGAAAGGCCCAAGGCGCCAGAGGTTTCGGTGAGAATGATGCGGGATGTTATTGAGGCGTCAAGCTTGGAGAAAGGGGATGGAGGTGCTTTTATCTCTCATTATGGAAACCAACAGTGGGTGTAG
- a CDS encoding hypothetical protein (EggNog:ENOG503P1V8), whose amino-acid sequence MAQRSLSDGPSKSPVFQTLTIASRIQFNLSSLPTTCKMANTNRSNETGLLTRWVPDRLKHSRLYRWFLRLTRVLQFLSSVISLGIFSQRMYKVYRLVNSIKTRRGVNSAIGAVEGILAAAVLYTLITTVMAFLLKGGGPRWLRWLWVLFDILFVGAFIAVAVVTSPNGGMAGPRHCYDDRDAADAANVTGETTTGDDSCDLPWGTFILAIVSTVFHAITAAFHEVRDMYRKHHKAGSDEHAIATHHQQMRHSDGVHHGPTVANGHQQTHMGYSNGRHGTARV is encoded by the exons ATGGCCCAACGTAGCTTAAGTGATGGTCCCTCGAAAAGTCCTGTCTTTCAGACCTTGACCATCGCCTCCCGCATACAATTCAATCTATCAAGCCTCCCAACTACGTGCAAAATGGCAAACACAAACAGATCCAATGAAACAGGGTTGTTAACCCGATGGGTTCCTGATCGCCTCAAGCATTCGCGTCTTTACCGCTGGTTCCTCCGCCTCACGCGCGTCCTGCAattcctctcctccgtcaTCTCTCTTGGCATCTTCTCTCAGCGCATGTACAAGGTATACCGTCTGGTCAACTCAATCAAAACTCGCCGCGGAGTCAACAGTGCAATCGGGGCCGTTGAGGGCAtccttgccgccgccgtcctATACACGCTCATCACGACTGTCATGGCATTTCTTCTCAAGGGAGGTGGTCCCAGGTGGCTCCGCTGGCTCTGGGTTCTCTTCGATATCTTGTTTGTTGGCGCTTTCATCGCAGTTGCTGTTGTCACATCGCCAAACGGAGGTATGGCTGGACCAAGGCACTGCTATGACGATAGAGATGCGGCAGACGCGGCAAACGTAACTGGTGAGACGACGACAGGCGATGATAGCTGTGACTTACCTTGGGGAACGTTCATCCTTGCTATCGTCAGCAC GGTTTTTCATGCCATTACAGCTGCTTTCCATGAAGTGCGCGACATGTATAGGAAGCACCACAAGGCGGGAAGTGACGAACATGCCATTGcgacccaccaccagcagatGAGGCACTCCGATGGTGTACACCACGGACCTACCGTTGCAAACGGACACCAACAAACGCATATGGGTTATAGCAATGGAAGGCATGGTACCGCTAGGGTCTAA
- a CDS encoding hypothetical protein (MEROPS:MER0000432; EggNog:ENOG503NUFK; COG:S): MLKLGYSNYATQGGDWGYGITRFMDIRYGPASSSATKKSGAVLASHINHNRAVPPSISTIPQHGSLVYLKFLFSTYSKREKEGLARTHRFWEEGAAYNGLHCHNPTTIGIALRDSPVALLSWIYEKLYDWTDDEILTWISIYQFASAGPKAGCRIYYHSATAKKVEEYNPGVKLGVSTFPKDLLMSPSYHYRTLGPLVFENWHNKGGHFAAWEVPELLVEDMRVMFGGLVKSGEINFPGPK, encoded by the exons ATGCTTAAGCTTGGGTATTCAAACTACG CCACACAAGGAGGAGACTGGGGGTACGGCATCACACGTTTCATGGACATCAGATATGGTCCTGCGTCGTCGTCCGCGACCAAGAAATCTGGAGCCGTCTTGGCCAGtcacatcaaccacaaccgaGCCGTTCCTCCTTCCATCAGTACCATCCCACAGCATGGGTCCCTTGTGTACCTCAAGTTTCTGTTTTCCACGTACAGCAaacgagaaaaagaaggcttGGCTCGAACCCACCGGTTTTGGGAAGAAGGTGCCGCCTACAACGGCCTCCACTGCCACAATCCAACCACCATTGGCATTGCTTTGAGGGACTCGCCTGTGGCCCTGTTATCGTGGATCTACGAGAAGCTCTACGACTGGACAGACGACGAGATCCTTACCTGGATCAGCATCTACCAGTTCGCCAGTGCAGGGCCCAAGGCTGGCTGCCGCATTTACTACCACTCGGCAACTgccaagaaggtggaggaatACAATCCGGGAGTGAAGCTGGGTGTGTCAACCTTCCCAAAGGACTTGTTGATGTCGCCAAGCTACCACTATCGGACCTTGGGTCCGCTGGTGTTTGAGAATTGGCATAACAAGGGAGGCCACTTTGCTGCTTGGGAAGTTCCAGAGCTCTTGGTTGAGGACATGAGGGTGATGTTTGGTGGCCTAGTCAAGAGCGGAGAGATAAACTTTCCTGGCCCGAAGTAA
- the rio1 gene encoding Serine/threonine-protein kinase rio1 (COG:D; COG:T; EggNog:ENOG503NVB9), with protein sequence MSSSEPVAPGSAAPHQPPYTYQPNQGYAPTEPIPTELANAAPRGVDEYLWEDSDDDVAYSDELDDDYLEGGEGNSGDITKQVNRQRQLQGANNGAPTALPRSNAQKPKANNSNHLDDLDSELAKHARKLKTDLIIDDDDFWHGDDRTGEVKDKDKDKADRATNELVMDQRTRMILLKMISRGIVSEVHGAISTGKEANVYGAVLDPLDGTRPLHRAIKIYKTAILVFKDRERYITGEHRFKRGANKKNNREMVKQWAEKEFRNLKRLHAASIPCPEPLELKSHVLVMEFLGNKRGYAYPRLRDATLSDEGTENPWRPVYIQLLGIMRRLFRVCNLVHADLSEYNILYDKNKLYIIDVSQSVEHEHPRALEFLRMDIKNVGDFFRRKGVDTLQDRAIFDFITAIDGPVEEPELSEAIERLYETRPSIQDAATEEVDVEVFRNQFIPRTLDEVYDMERDAKMPVEQLVYNSMLANTVSVKPETAEEGSEEDSEDGTTADGDDRSESSEIDQSIFDKGPPRGKKHEDKDEKRQHKQTVKEEKRAKRAEKIPKAKKKRIIATTTKKRK encoded by the coding sequence ATGTCTTCCTCGGAACCAGTAGCACCCGGAAGTGCGGCGCCGCACCAGCCGCCCTATACCTACCAGCCAAACCAAGGCTATGCTCCGACTGAGCCCATCCCCACTGAGCTCGCCAATGCTGCCCCGCGTGGTGTCGACGAGTACCTGTGGGAAGAcagcgatgatgatgtggccTACAGCGACGAACTCGACGATGATTACCTGGAGGGTGGCGAAGGTAACTCGGGCGACATCACCAAACAGGTCAACCGCCAGCGTCAGCTTCAAGGCGCCAACAATGGAGCACCCACAGCTCTCCCCCGCTCCAACGCCCAGAAGCCAAAGGCCAACAACTCGAACCACCTTGACGACCTCGATTCCGAACTGGCAAAGCACGCAAGGAAGCTCAAGACCGATCTTATAATcgatgacgacgacttcTGGCACGGAGATGACCGCACGGGcgaggtcaaggacaaggacaaggacaaggccgaCCGCGCCACCAacgagttggtgatggaccAGCGCACACGCATGATTCTGCTCAAGATGATCAGCCGCGGTATTGTCAGCGAGGTGCACGGTGCCATCAGCACAGGCAAGGAAGCCAACGTTTACGGTGCCGTGTTGGATCCCCTGGATGGAACCCGCCCCTTGCACCGCGCCATCAAAATTTACAAGACGGCCATTCTCGTCTTCAAGGACAGAGAAAGGTACATTACAGGCGAGCATAGGTTCAAGAGAGGTGCCAATAAGAAGAACAACCGGGAGATGGTCAAACAATGGGCCGAGAAGGAGTTCCGCAACTTGAAGCGTCTGCATGCTGCCAGCATTCCATGCCCAGAACCTCTGGAGCTCAAGTCTCAcgtcttggtgatggagttCCTGGGAAATAAACGGGGTTATGCCTACCCAAGACTGCGGGATGCCACTCTTTCCGATGAGGGCACCGAAAACCCGTGGAGGCCTGTGTACATCCAGCTCTTGGGCATCATGCGCCGTCTTTTCAGGGTCTGCAACCTGGTACATGCCGATCTTAGCGAGTACAACATCCTCTATGACAAGAACAAGCTGTACATTATCGACGTCTCGCAGTCAGTCGAGCACGAGCACCCGCGTGCCCTTGAGTTCTTGCGCATGGACATCAAGAATGTGGGCGATTTTTTCCGCCGCAAAGGTGTCGACACCCTCCAGGACCGCGCCATATTTGACTTCATCACGGCGATCGATGGTCCTGTCGAGGAGCCAGAGCTTTCCGAGGCCATCGAGCGACTCTACGAGACCCGCCCTTCCATCCAGGATGCCGCGACCGAGGAAGTTGATGTCGAAGTCTTCCGCAACCAGTTCATCCCCCGAACCCTGGACGAGGTCTACGATATGGAACGGGATGCCAAAATGCCCGTTGAGCAGCTAGTCTACAACAGCATGCTTGCCAATACAGTTTCCGTGAAACCGGAGACCGCAGAAGAGGGCTCAGAAGAGGACTCAGAAGATGGCACTACGGCGGACGGTGATGACAGGTCAGAGAGCAGCGAGATCGATCAAAGCATATTTGACAAGGGCCCGCCAAGAGGAAAAAAGCATGAGGACAAAGACGAGAAGAGGCAGCACAAGCAAAcggtcaaggaggagaagagagccAAGAGGGCCGAGAAGATAcccaaggcgaagaagaagaggatcaTTGCTACCACCACTAAGAAGAGGAAGTAg
- a CDS encoding hypothetical protein (COG:O; EggNog:ENOG503PAE1): MSSLPYRLRSSLASPSPSTSGGVAGGKFVAVGIDFGTTYCGVSWAFSESPGDIHEITEWPSEFHLNAGEDQVPTQFDLASGKWGYEVTPQMKPIKWFKLLLLKDQDIIRDEIRNSRPLKDAQQQIRARGMTPTEVVGLYLKKLWAHTYKKLGEMLVIDNLPLRVAITVPAIWPPYAEQAMREAANIAGITVDRDIGTTTLDLIQEPEAAGLSIFLDRRDFPEIQPGESFVVCDAGGGTVDVISYTVKSLSPFRIGECVNGDGKLSGAFKVDEAFAAYLKWEIKLKLDSLDTAEHNLFVTKDWEMGAKRSFTGNPQPPRFFLTPPTKAFGKIDRLRGKGSFSISREAMAGFFDQSLVGIRSLLTEQIKGVEIQTGRKPRKILLVGGLGGSQYIYNQLDKEYDNSPIEPGMTKEKIILRPFDKAWSAVARGAVIRLLQDKMSMLSSLTPGQHRVISRIPEVVTRKARYSYGIQSEVAVAALRDFDPAHDRVKRNPEKTEVTRRMDWYLKKGDEVSKKEPVLFGYHQYATKQTAQSKCVFVIEYSQSDIPPKRKDETVTELCRIECEWDKPFEQWKPVGNLADGWRKFDEMSLAMRFGGQPKWTIQVGSKQAEHDVKVEYQS; the protein is encoded by the exons ATGTCGTCACTACCCTACCGGCTTCGGTCTTCTCTTGCGAGTCCTAGCCCATCTACCAGTGGAGGCGTTGCTGGCGGCAAGTTTGTAGCCGTAGGTATCGACTTCGGGACCAC ATACTGCGGTGTGTCTTGGGCCTTCTCGGAAAGTCCGGGTGATATTCATGAAATCACAGAATGGCCTTCCGAGTTTCACTTGAATGCAGGCGAGGACCAAGTGCCTACTCAATTTGATCTCGCATCAGGGAAATGGGGGTATGAGGTCACACCGCAGATGAAGCCCATAAAGTGGTTTAAACTCCTTCTGCTCAAGGACCAGGATATCATCCGAGACGAGATCCGAAATTCGCGTCCTCTAAAAGACGCCCAGCAACAGATAAGAGCACGCGGGATGACTCCTACCGAGGTTGTGGGCTTATATCTCAAGAAGCTATGGGCACATACATATAAGAAGCTGGGCGAGATGTTAGTGATTGACAACCTGCCACTTCGGGTAGCCATCACTGTCCCCGCCATCTGGCCTCCC TATGCAGAGCAGGCTATGAGAGAGGCTGCCAACATTGCTGGCATCACCGTCGACAGGGACATTGGCACCACAACGCTCGATTTGATTCAAGAGCCAGAGGCTGCTGGCCTGTCCATATTTCTCGACCGCCGAGACTTTCCTGAAATTCAG CCCGGAGAGTCATTTGTTGTTTGCGATGCCGGCGGAGGAACGGTT GATGTCATCAGTTACACCGTCAAATCCCTCAGCCCGTTTCGCATCGGAGAGTGCGTCAATGGCGACG GGAAGCTTTCTGGGGCTTTCAAGGTGGATGAAGCATTTGCAGCCTACCTGAAATGGGAGATAAAACTAAAGCTGGATTCGCTCGATACTGCTGAGCACAATCTGTTTGTCACCAAGGACTGGGAGATGGGTGCAAAGCGCAGTTTCACGGGGAACCCTCAGCCGCCGAGGTTCTTTCTGACCCCCCCTACAAAGGCTTTTGGCAAGATAGACAGACTCAGAGGCAAAGGGTCCTTCTCTATCAGTCG AGAAGCAATGGCCGGGTTCTTCGACCAGTCTCTGGTTGGGATCCGCTCCCTGCTCACGGAACAAATCAAAGGTGTTGAGATCCAAACGGGGAGAAAACCAAGG AAAATCCTCCTTGTGGGCGGTCTTGGTGGCTCGCAGTACATCTACAATCAGCTTGACAAAGAGTACGACAACAGCCCAATTGAACCAGGAATGacgaaggagaagatcatTCTGAGACCATTCGATAAAGC CTGGTCTGCTGTCGCCCGCGGGGCGGTAATTCGACTTCTTCAAGACAAAATGTCAATGCTGTCAAGCCTCACCCCTGGTCAGCATCGTGTCATTTCCCGAATTCCCGAGGTCGTCACTCGAAAGGCAAGATACAGCTACGGCATTCAGAGCGAGGTGGCCGTGGCAGCCCTGCGCGACTTCGATCCAGCTCATGACCGAGTGAAGCGGAACCCTGAGAAGACAGAGGTCACACGACGCATGGACTGGTACCTGAAGAAAGGCGACGAAGTGAGCAAGAAAGAGCCCGTCCTGTTTGGATATCACCAATACGCCACCAAGCAGACGGCCCAATCGAAATGTGTATTTGTCATCGAGTACAGCCAGTCAGACATACCTCCCAAAAGAAAGGATGAGACCGTGACGGAGTTGTGCCGGATTGAGTGTGAGTGGGACAAGCCTTTTGAACAGTGGAAACCGGTGGGCAACCTGGCAGATGGATGGCGGAAGTTTGACGAGATGTCACTGGCTATGAGATTCGGGGGACAGCCCAAGTGGACGATCCAGGTGGGTTCCAAGCAGGCGGAACACGATGTGAAGGTGGAGTATCAGAGTTAA